One genomic segment of Arachis duranensis cultivar V14167 chromosome 4, aradu.V14167.gnm2.J7QH, whole genome shotgun sequence includes these proteins:
- the LOC107486837 gene encoding heavy metal-associated isoprenylated plant protein 21-like isoform X1 produces MGALDYIFYFCTVPTTKRKLKSMQTVEIKVKMDCDGCERKVRNAVATMRGVKSVNINRKESKVSVNGYVDANKVLKRVKETGKKRAEFWPYVPQHVVTYPHASGVYDKRAPPNCVRTSQTFPTSSQDTQDQLLNFFNEDNVNSCSIM; encoded by the exons CGTTccaacaacaaaaagaaaactcaAATCAATGCAG ACAGTTGAGATTAAAGTCAAAATGGATTGCGATGGATGTGAACGAAAGGTTAGAAATGCAGTCGCTACAATGAGAG GAGTGAAATCAGTGAATAtaaacagaaaagaaagcaaagtaaGCGTGAATGGTTATGTTGATGCAAACAAGGTGTTGAAGAGGGTAAAAGAAACGGGTAAAAAAAGAGCAGAATTTTGGCCATATGTTCCACAACATGTAGTGACATATCCTCATGCTTCGGGTGTTTATGATAAAAGGGCACCTCCCAATTGTGTCCGAACCTCTCAAACATTTCCTACTTCTTCACAAGACACTCAAGATCAACTCTTAAACTTCTTCAATGAAGACAACGTTAATTCATGCTCCATCAtgtaa
- the LOC107486837 gene encoding heavy metal-associated isoprenylated plant protein 21-like isoform X2, with the protein MDCDGCERKVRNAVATMRGVKSVNINRKESKVSVNGYVDANKVLKRVKETGKKRAEFWPYVPQHVVTYPHASGVYDKRAPPNCVRTSQTFPTSSQDTQDQLLNFFNEDNVNSCSIM; encoded by the exons ATGGATTGCGATGGATGTGAACGAAAGGTTAGAAATGCAGTCGCTACAATGAGAG GAGTGAAATCAGTGAATAtaaacagaaaagaaagcaaagtaaGCGTGAATGGTTATGTTGATGCAAACAAGGTGTTGAAGAGGGTAAAAGAAACGGGTAAAAAAAGAGCAGAATTTTGGCCATATGTTCCACAACATGTAGTGACATATCCTCATGCTTCGGGTGTTTATGATAAAAGGGCACCTCCCAATTGTGTCCGAACCTCTCAAACATTTCCTACTTCTTCACAAGACACTCAAGATCAACTCTTAAACTTCTTCAATGAAGACAACGTTAATTCATGCTCCATCAtgtaa